One Hypomesus transpacificus isolate Combined female chromosome 6, fHypTra1, whole genome shotgun sequence DNA segment encodes these proteins:
- the cad gene encoding CAD protein isoform X3, protein MIPTKMGTLILEDGTTFSGRLFGANASVSGEVVFQTGMVGYPEALTDPSYRSQILTLTYPLVGNYGVPQDEEGTWGLSKWFESSRIHACALIVGEVSQNPSHWSASMSLDQWLQQQGIPGLEGVDTRQLTQKIREKGTMLGKLVVDGTPADSIPLDNPDQRNLVREVSMKDPRVFNPSGTVRITAVDCGIKNNQIRCLAQRGACVTVVPWDHPLDQTDFDGLFLSNGPGDPQFCMETVENLRRVVCVDEPKPVFGICLGHQLLSLVIGAKTYKMKYGNRGHNQPCIHKGTGRCFITSQNHGFAVDPLTLTPGWDVLFTNANDHSSEGIVHNTKPLFSVQFHPEHMAGPTDLVGLFDVFMETVRDHKDGKSGKPVKQRLNEYLSYPGSPRPEDFVRPRKVLVLGSGGLSIGQAGEFDYSGSQAIKALKEENIQTVLINPNIATVQTSKGLADKVYFLPLTLDYVTQVIKNERPDGVLLAFGGQTALNCGVELTRRGVLERYGVRVLGTPVASIEMTEDRKVFVEKMEEISEHVAPSEAALSLEQAVAAAERIGYPVMVRSAFALGGLGSGFANTREELVTLVTAAFAHTSQVLVDKSLKGWKEIEYEVVRDAYDNCITVCNMENIDPLGIHTGESIVVAPSQTLNDYEYHLLRSTAIKVIRHLGIVGECNIQYALNPESEQYYIIEVNARLSRSSALASKATGYPLAYVAAKLALGIPLPQLRNSVTNSTTANFEPSLDYCVVKVPRWDLSKFLRVSTKIGSSMKSVGEVMAIGRSFEEAFQKALRMVDENCVGFDHTIKPVSDEELQTPTDKRIFVLASALRAGYTVDRLYHLTKIDRWFLHKMQNIAEQERVLETSSREGSSITPEVMRRAKQLGFSDKQIAMAVQSTELAVRKLRHDWSILPVVKQIDTVAAEWPAHTNYLYLTYNGSSSDVSFSQQHVMVLGSGVYRIGSSVEFDWCAVGCIMELRKMGYKTIMVNCNPETVSTDYDMCDRLYFDEISFEVVMDIYEQENPEGVILSMGGQLPNNIAMSLHRQQCRVLGTSPEFIDSAENRFKFSRMLDTIGISQPQWRELTETESAMRFCDAVGYPCLVRPSYVLSGAAMNVAHQHRDLEAYLSSAVAVSKEYPVVISKFIQEAKEIDVDAVACDGLVIAIAVSEHVENAGVHSGDATLVTPPQDINPTTMDRITAIVHAIGRELQVTGPFNLQLIAKDDQLKVIECNVRVSRSFPFVSKTLGVDLVALATQVIMGKEAEPVGLMKGTGIVGVKVPQFSFSRLAGADVVLGVEMTSTGEVACFGENRYEAYLKAMLSTGFKIPQRNILLSIGSYKNKSELLPTVQALESLGYDLYASLGTADFYTEHGVKVTAVDWPFEEEEGDSRDKQRSIMDYLEENHFDLVINLSMRSSGGRRLSSFVTRGYRTRRMAIDYSVPLIIDIKCTKLFVQALRQVGPSPPVKTHVDSMTSQQLIRLPGLIDVHVHLREPGAVHKEDFSSGTAAALAGGVTMVCAMPNTSPAVTDPSSLALVQKLAKAGCRCDYALFLGAASDNADILPSIASSAAGLKMYLNDTYSTLKMDNVSLWMEHFEKWPKHLPIVAHAEKQTVAAILLVAQLYQRPVHICHVARKEEILIIRAARQKGVQVTCEVAPHHLFLCEEDEASMGAGWAQVRPALGTREDMEALWDNLDVIDCFATDHAPHSVEEKRSASPPPGYPGLETMLPLLLTALSQGRLTLDDIIRRLYDNPRKIFSLPAQENTYVEVDLEHEWVIPQAMQFTKSRWTPFQGMKVKGKVRRVVLRGEVAYIDGQVLVPPGYGEDVKTWPAASPLPPDSPKQAPRTPERPRPTPPFEAVRHRVLSPRRLASDGRYILPPRIHRASDPGLPPELSGAGDGYSHPPPLARLLSPQAPPGLPHPGQHHLPPLVHLQTSPLLHPLIGQHILSAQQFSKEQTSHLFNVAHTLRLMVQKERTLDILKGKVMASMFYEVSTRTSSSFAAAMQRLGGTVVHFSEATSSSQKGESVDDSVHTMSSYADVLVLRHPTPGAVETAARQCRRPVINAGDGVGEHPTQALLDVFTIREELGTVNGMTITMVGDLKHGRTVHSLARLLTQYRITLRYVAPPNLHMPAEILHFVASKGIKQEEFESIEEALPDTDVLYMTRIQKERFSSEKEFKECFGHFILTPHIMTGAKRKMVVMHPLPRVNEISVEVDTDPRAAYFRQAENGMYIRMALLATVLGR, encoded by the exons ATGATTCCCACGAAAATGGGAACCTTGATTTTAGAGGACGGGACTACGTTTAGTGGCCGCCTTTTTGGAGCAAACGCGTCTGTGTCTGGAGAAGTTG tgttcCAGACAGGCATGGTGGGGTATCCGGAGGCCCTGACTGACCCTTCATACAGGAGCCAGatcctcaccctcacctaccCCCTGGTGGGTAACTACGGGGTGCCCCAGGATGAGGAGGGAACCTGGGGGCTCAGCAAG TGGTTCGAGTCCTCTAGGATCCATGCGTGTGCTCTCATCGTGGGGGAGGTGTCCCAGAACCCCAGCCACTGGAGCGCCTCCATGTCCCTGGACCAGTGGCTCCAGCAGCAGGGCATACCAGGCCTGGAGG GAGTCGACACCCGCCAGCTGACCCAGAAGATCCGGGAGAAGGGCACCATGCTGGGGAAGCTGGTGGTGGACGGCACCCCGGCCGACAGCATCCCCCTGGACAACCCCGACCAGAGGAACCTGGTCAGGGAGGTCTCCATGAAG GATCCCAGGGTGTTCAATCCCAGCGGCACCGTGAGGATCACAGCGGTAGACTGTGGCATCAAGAACAACCAGATCCGCTGCCTGGCCCAGCGAGGGGCCTGTGTCACCGTGGTACCCTGGGACCACCCCCTGGACCAGACAG actttGACGGGTTGTTCCTTAGCAATGGCCCTGGAGATCCCCAGTTCTGCATGGAGACTGTGGAGAACTtgaggagggtggtgtgtgtggacgaGCCGAAGCCAGTGTTCGGCATCTGCCTGGGTCACCAGCTCCTCTCCCTGGTCATCGGAGCCAAGACCTACAAGATGAA gTACGGTAACCGTGGTCACAACCAGCCGTGCATCCACAAAGGAACAGGCCGCTGTTTCATCACGTCTCAGAACCATGGCTTCGCAGTCgaccccctgaccctgacccctggCTGGGACGTCCTCTTCACCAATGCCAACGACCACTCCAGCGAAGGCATCGTACACAACACCAAACCCCTGTTCAG TGTCCAGTTCCACCCAGAGCACATGGCCGGACCCACTGACCTGGTCGGCCTGTTTGATGTCTTCATGGAGACTGTCCGGGATCATAAGGATGGAAAGAGCGGCAAACCAG TGAAGCAGAGGCTGAATGAGTACCTGTCCTACCCCGGTTCTCCCCGGCCCGAGGACTTTGTCCGCCCCCGGAAGGTTCTGGTGTTGGGTTCTGGAGGGCTCTCCATCGGCCAGGCAGGAGAGTTCGACTACTCCGGCTCCCAG GCCATAAAGGCCCTGAAGGAGGAGAACATCCAGACAGTCCTGATCAACCCCAACATCGCCACGGTCCAGACCTCCAAGGGGCTGGCCGACAAGGTCTacttcctccccctcaccctggaCTACGTCACCCAG gTCATAAAGAACGAGCGTCCTGATGGGGTCCTCCTGGCCTTCGGGGGGCAGACTGCTCTGAACTGCGGTGTGGAGCTGACGCGACGCGGCGTGCTGGAGCGCTACGGGGTGCGGGTGCTGGGAACGCCCGTGGCCTCCATCGAGATGACGGAGGACAGGAAGGTGTTtgtggagaagatggaggagatcaGCGAGCATGTGGCCCCTAGCGAGGCAGCGCTGTCTCTGGAGCAG GCGGTGGCAGCTGCGGAGCGTATAGGCTACCCCGTCATGGTGCGCTCAGCCTTCGCCCTGGGCGGCCTTGGGTCCGGCTTTGCCAACACACGCGAGGAGCTGGTCACCCTGGTAACGGCGGCCTTCGCCCACACGTCCCAGGTTCTGGTGGACAAGTCCCTGAAGGGCTGGAAGGAGATCGAGTACGAGGTGGTCCGAGACGCCTACGACAACTGCATTacg GTGTGTAACATGGAGAACATCGACCCTCTGGGCATCCACACAGGGGAGTCCATCGTGGTGGCCCCCAGCCAGACGCTGAACGACTACGAGTACCACCTGCTGAGGAGCACAGCCATCAAGGTGATCCGGCACCTGGGCATCGTAGGGGAGTGCAACATCCAGTACGCCCTGAACCCTGAGTCTGAACAG tactaCATCATCGAGGTGAATGCTCGGCTGTCCCGCAGCTCTGCCCTGGCCAGCAAGGCCACAGGGTATCCACTGGCCTATGTAGCGGCCAAGCTAGCCCTGGGCATCCCCCTGCCCCAGCTCAG GAACTCTGTGACCAACTCCACCACGGCTAACTTTGAGCCCAGTCTGGACTACTGCGTGGTGAAGGTTCCTCGCTGGGACCTCAGCAAGTTCCTCCGCGTCAGCACCAAGATCGGCAGCTCAATGAAGAGCGTGG GAGAGGTGATGGCTATTGGCCGCAGCTTCGAGGAGGCGTTCCAGAAGGCCCTGAGGATGGTGGATGAGAACTGTGTGGGGTTCGACCACACTATCAAACCTGTCTCAGACGAG GAGCTGCAGACGCCCACAGACAAGCGGATCTTTGTGTTGGCGTCGGCCCTGCGTGCGGGCTACACGGTGGACCGCCTCTACCACCTGACCAAGATCGACCGCTGGTTCCTGCACAAGATGCAGAACATCGCCGAGCAGGAGCGCGTGCTGGAGACGTCCAGCCGGGAGGGCAGCAGCATCACCCCAGAGGTGATGAGGAGAGCCAAGCAGCTCGGCTTCTCTGACAAGCAGATCGCCATGGCCGTgcagag CACGGAGCTGGCGGTGAGGAAGCTGCGTCACGATTGGTCGATCCTGCCTGTGGTGAAGCAGATCGATACGGTGGCGGCGGAGTGGCCCGCCCACACCAACTACCTGTACCTGACCTACAACGGCAGCAGCAGCGACGTGAGCTTCTCCCAGCAGCATGTGATGGTGCTGGGCTCCGGGGTATACCGCATCGGCAGCAGCGTGGAGTTTGACTGGTGCGCTGTGGGCTGCATCATGGAGCTACGcaag ATGGGCTACAAGACCATCATGGTCAACTGCAACCCAGAGACCGTCAGCACAGACTACGACATGTGCGACCGCCTCTACTTTGATGAGATCTCCTTTGAG gtggtgATGGACATCTACGAGCAGGAGAACCCTGAGGGGGTGATCCTGTCCATGGGCGGCCAGCTGCCCAACAACATCGCCATGTCCCTCCACCGCCAGCAGTGCCGCGTCCTGGGGACCTCCCCAGAGTTCATCGACTCTGCGGAGAACCGCTTCAAGTTCTCCCGCATGCTGGACACCATCGGGATCAGCCAGCCCCAGTGGAGGGAGCTGACAGAgaccgag TCTGCTATGCGGTTCTGCGATGCGGTGGGCTACCCCTGCCTGGTGCGCCCGTCCTACGTGCTGAGCGGAGCGGCCATGAACGTGGCTCACCAGCACCGTGACCTGGAGGCCTACCTCAGCAGCGCCGTGGCCGTCTCCAAGGAGTACCCTGTGGTCATCTCCAAGTTCATCCAGGAGGCCAAG GAGATAGATGTGGATGCGGTAGCGTGTGATGGCTTGGTGATAGCCATCGCGGTGTCGGAGCATGTGGAGAACGCAGGGGTGCATTCTGGGGACGCCACTCTTGTCACGCCCCCCCAGGACATCAACCCCACCACCATGGATCGCATCACTGCCATCGTACACGCCATCGGCCGAGAACTGCAGGTCACTGGACCTTTCAACCTGCAACTCATCgccaag GACGACCAGCTGAAGGTGATAGAGTGCAACGTCCGCGTGTCTCGCTCTTTCCCCTTTGTTTCCAAGACACTGGGTGTGGACCTGGTCGCCCTGGCGACACAGGTGATCATGGGCAAGGAGGCTGAGCCTGTGGGCCTGATGAAGGGCACCGGGATTGTGGGGGTCAAG gtgccCCAGTTTTCCTTCTCTCGGCTGGCGGGGGCAGACGTGGTTCTGGGAGTGGAGATGACCAGCACCGGAGAGGTGGCCTGCTTTGGGGAGAACCGCTACGAGGCCTACCTGAAGGCCATGCTCAGCACCGGCTTCAAGATCCCCCAGCGCAACATCCTGCTGTCCATCGGGAGctacaag aacAAGAGTGAACTGCTGCCCACAGTGCAGGCTCTGGAGAGTCTGGGATACGACCTGTACGCCAGCCTGGGCACTGCAGACTTCTACACTGAGCACGGAGTCAAG GTGACGGCGGTGGACTGGCcgtttgaggaggaggagggtgacagCAGGGACAAGCAGAGGAGCATCATGGACTACCTGGAGGAGAACCACTTCGACCTGGTCATCAACCTCTCCATGAGGTCCTCTGGAGGCCGACGCCTCTCCTCCTTCGTCACCCGCGGTTACCGTACGCGCCGCATGGCCATCGACTACTCCGTGCCCCTCATCATTGACATCAAGTGCACCAAGCTGTTCGTGCAG GCGCTGCGTCAGGTGGGTCCGTCTCCACCCGTCAAGACTCACGTGGACAGTATGACATCACAGCAACTCATCCGTCTGCCTG GTCTGATTGATGTCCATGTGCACCTGAGGGAGCCAGGAGCCGTCCACAAGGAGGACTTCTCGTCGGGCACAGCTGCAGCGCTGGCGGGGGGGGTCACCATGGTGTGTGCCATGCCCAACACCTCCCCCGCCGTCACTGACCCCAGCTCCCTCGCCCTGGTGCagaag CTGGCCAAGGCAGGCTGCCGGTGTGACTACGCCCTCTTCCTGGGTGCAGCCTCCGACAACGCAGACATCCTGCCCTCCATCGCCAGCAGCGCCGCAGGCCTGAAGATGTACCTGAACGACACCTACTCCACCTTGAAGATGGACAACGTGTCTCTctggatggag CACTTTGAGAAGTGGCCCAAGCACCTCCCTATCGTGGCCCATGCAGAGAAGCAGAcggtggcggccatcttgctggTGGCCCAGCTGTACCAGCGGCCGGTTCACATTTGCCACGTGGCCCGCAAGGAGGAG ATCCTGATCATCCGTGCTGCCAGGCAGAAGGGGGTGCAGGTGACGTGTGAGGTGGCCCCCCACCACCTCTTCCTGTGCGAGGAGGATGAGGCGTCCATGGGGGCGGGCTGGGCCCAGGTGAGGCCGGCTCTGGGGACCCGCGAGGACATGGAAGCCCTCTGGGACAACCTGGACGTCATTGACTGCTTCGCTACCGACCACG ccccccactcagtggaggagaagaggagtgcgtcccccccccctggctACCCTGGTCTGGAGACCatgctgcctctcctcctcactgcccTGAGCCAGGGACGACTCACCCTCGACGACATCATCCGCCGTCTCTACGACAACCCCCGCAAGATCTTCTCCCTGCCCGCCCAGGAGAACACATATGTGGag gtggacCTGGAGCACGAGTGGGTGATTCCCCAGGCCATGCAGTTCACCAAGTCCCGGTGGACACCTTTCCAGGGGATGAAGGTGAAGGGGAAGGTCCGCAGGGTGGTGCTCCGAGGGGAGGTGGCCTACATCGATGGACAG GTTCTGGTTCCTCCAGGCTACGGGGAGGATGTGAAGACCTGGCCAGCCGCCAGCCCCCTTCCCCCCGACTCTCCCAAACAAGCCCCACGG ACCCCAGAGCGCCCCCGGCCCACCCCTCCATTTGAAGCGGTGCGTCACCGTGTTCTGAGTCCTCGTCGCTTGGCATCAGACGGGCGCTACATACTACCCCCCCGCATCCACCGTGCCTCCGACCCCGGTCTGCCCCCAG AGCTCTCTGGGGCTGGTGATGGGTAcagccacccccctcctctggcCAGGCTGCTGTCTCCCCAGGCCCCTCCTGGCCTGCCCCACCCCGGCCAGCACCACCTGCCCCCGCTGGTCCACCTCCAGACCTCCCCCCTGCTGCACCCGCTCATCGGACAGCACATCCTGTCTGCCCAGCAGTTCAGCAAGGAGCAG ACCTCTCACCTGTTCAACGTGGCGCACACGCTCCGCCTGATGGTGCAGAAGGAGAGGACCCTGGACATCCTGAAG GGCAAGGTGATGGCGTCCATGTTCTACGAGGTCAGCACGCGCACCAGCAGCTCGTTTGCGGCGGCGATGCAGCGTCTGGGCGGGACCGTGGTCCACTTCAGCgaggccacctcctcctcccagaaGGGCGAGTCTGTGGACGACTCGGTCCACACCATGAGCAGCTATGCTGACGTTCTGGTGCTGAGACACCCCACACctggggctgtggag ACGGCAGCGAGACAGTGTCGCAGGCCTGTGATCAACGCAGGTGACGGGGTGGGGGAGCACCCCACACAGGCTCTCCTGGACGTGTTCACCATCAGGGAGGAGCTGGGCACCGTCAACGGCATGACG ATCACCATGGTGGGTGACCTGAAGCACGGCCGCACAGTCCACTCCCTGGCCCGGCTGCTGACCCAGTACCGCATCACGCTGCGCTACGTGGCACCCCCAAACCTGCACATGCCCGCAGAGATCCTGCACTTCGTAGCCTCCAAGGGCATCAAGCAG gaggagttTGAGAGCATTGAGGAGGCGCTGCCAGACACAGACGTGCTCTACATGACGAGGATCCAGAAGGAGAGATTCTCCTCTGAGAAGGAGTTcaaagag TGCTTCGGCCACTTCATCCTCACCCCTCACATCATGACTGGAGCCAAGAGGAAGATGGTGGTGATGCACCCTCTTCCCCGTGTTAATGAGATCAG TGTGGAGGTGGACACGGATCCGCGCGCTGCATACTTCCGTCAGGCTGAGAACGGCATGTACATCAGGATGGCCCTCCTGGCCACCGTACTGGGCCGGTGA